A part of Planococcus sp. MB-3u-03 genomic DNA contains:
- the fabF gene encoding beta-ketoacyl-ACP synthase II: MENRRVVITGIGAVTPLGNSAESTWEAVKAGRSGVGPLTRIDADQYPAKVAAELKDFSIEDYIERKEARKMDRFTHYALASSIMAMKDAALELDEKTALRTGVWIGSGIGGMETIENQMDVLNSRGVRRISPFFVPMIIPDMASGQVSIHFGAKAINSCSVTACASGTNSIGDAFKVIQRGDADVMISGGAEAPITRLSVAGFTANTALTTNNDASTASRPFDKNRDGFVIGEGAGIVILEEYEHAKARGAKIYAELVGYGSTGDAHHITAPAPGGEGAARAMQQAIEDAGIEKTDVGYINAHGTSTPYNDLFETMAVKTVFGDHAYQLGMSSTKSMTGHLLGAAGGIEAIFTALALKEGVMPPTINYETPDEELNLDYVANEARTAEFSYAMSNSLGFGGHNASLVLKKV; encoded by the coding sequence ATGGAAAATCGTCGTGTAGTCATTACAGGTATCGGTGCCGTAACACCGCTTGGAAATAGCGCAGAATCTACGTGGGAAGCGGTGAAGGCAGGGCGTTCAGGCGTCGGCCCGTTGACGCGCATCGATGCAGATCAGTATCCGGCGAAAGTTGCCGCTGAATTGAAGGATTTTTCGATTGAAGATTATATCGAGCGCAAAGAAGCTCGTAAGATGGACCGCTTCACGCATTACGCACTCGCCTCATCCATTATGGCAATGAAAGATGCAGCGCTGGAGTTGGATGAAAAGACAGCTCTTCGTACAGGCGTCTGGATCGGATCAGGAATCGGCGGGATGGAAACGATTGAAAACCAGATGGACGTGTTGAACTCGCGTGGCGTCCGCCGCATCAGCCCGTTCTTCGTGCCAATGATCATTCCGGACATGGCGTCTGGGCAAGTGTCGATCCATTTCGGCGCAAAAGCGATCAACTCCTGCTCAGTGACAGCTTGTGCATCCGGTACAAACTCAATCGGTGATGCCTTTAAAGTCATTCAGCGCGGCGATGCCGATGTCATGATTTCGGGCGGTGCGGAAGCTCCGATCACTCGTCTTTCTGTTGCTGGATTCACGGCGAATACCGCATTGACAACAAATAATGATGCATCGACCGCATCACGCCCATTCGATAAAAACCGCGACGGCTTTGTTATCGGTGAAGGTGCTGGAATCGTCATCTTAGAAGAATACGAACACGCAAAAGCACGCGGCGCAAAAATCTATGCAGAACTCGTCGGATACGGTTCGACTGGCGATGCGCATCATATTACAGCTCCAGCCCCAGGCGGTGAAGGAGCAGCGCGTGCCATGCAGCAAGCCATCGAAGACGCAGGCATCGAAAAGACTGATGTCGGCTATATCAATGCCCATGGAACGAGCACTCCATATAACGATTTGTTCGAGACAATGGCGGTCAAAACCGTGTTTGGCGACCATGCCTATCAACTTGGCATGAGCTCGACGAAATCAATGACTGGCCATTTGCTCGGTGCAGCTGGCGGAATTGAAGCGATCTTTACGGCGCTGGCTTTGAAAGAAGGCGTCATGCCGCCAACAATCAATTATGAAACACCAGATGAGGAATTGAACTTGGACTATGTGGCGAATGAAGCAAGAACTGCGGAATTCTCCTATGCGATGAGCAATTCGCTTGGGTTTGGCGGACATAACGCTTCACTCGTATTGAAAAAAGTTTAA
- a CDS encoding beta-ketoacyl-ACP synthase III: protein MNAGIIGTGRCLPEDKLTNFDLEQRMDTSDEWIRTMTGIEERRIANDEQDTSDMARVAAQKAIEDAGIDPADIGLILVATVTPDRPFPSVSCDIQQQIGAVNAAAMDISAACAGFMYGVITAKQFIESDTYRYVLVVGVEKLSKITNWEDRNTAVLFGDGAGAAVIGKVSEGRGILSFELGADGSGGEHLYQDKHLVMNGREVFKFAVRQMGESAINVIEKAGLDKEDVDFLIPHQANIRIMESSRARLDLPVEKMSKTIQKYGNTSAASIPISLVEDLEEGRIKDDDVVVMVGFGGGLTWGAIAMKWGK, encoded by the coding sequence ATGAATGCTGGAATCATCGGTACCGGCAGATGCCTACCGGAAGATAAATTGACCAACTTTGATTTAGAGCAGCGCATGGACACCTCGGATGAATGGATCCGGACCATGACCGGGATTGAAGAACGCCGGATCGCAAACGATGAACAAGATACATCGGATATGGCACGGGTCGCGGCACAAAAGGCGATTGAGGATGCCGGCATCGATCCAGCGGACATCGGATTGATCTTGGTGGCAACAGTTACGCCAGACCGCCCGTTTCCGTCTGTTTCCTGCGATATCCAGCAACAGATCGGCGCTGTAAATGCGGCCGCTATGGATATCTCTGCAGCATGTGCTGGATTCATGTACGGCGTTATTACAGCGAAACAATTTATCGAGTCGGACACGTATCGCTACGTCCTAGTAGTTGGTGTTGAGAAGCTCTCGAAAATCACCAACTGGGAAGACCGCAATACGGCCGTATTATTCGGCGACGGGGCCGGCGCTGCCGTGATCGGCAAAGTGTCGGAAGGCCGCGGGATATTATCGTTCGAACTCGGAGCGGATGGCTCAGGCGGCGAACATTTGTATCAAGACAAGCATTTGGTGATGAATGGCCGTGAAGTGTTCAAGTTTGCGGTGCGCCAGATGGGCGAATCAGCCATTAACGTCATTGAAAAAGCAGGTTTGGATAAAGAGGATGTCGATTTTCTCATACCGCATCAGGCGAATATCCGGATCATGGAATCATCCCGGGCCCGTCTTGACTTGCCGGTAGAGAAGATGTCGAAGACCATACAAAAATACGGAAACACCTCAGCTGCGTCGATTCCGATTTCCCTTGTGGAAGATTTAGAGGAAGGCCGCATTAAAGACGATGATGTCGTCGTCATGGTCGGCTTCGGGGGCGGATTGACTTGGGGCGCAATTGCTATGAAGTGGGGGAAATAA
- a CDS encoding YjzD family protein, with protein sequence MQYIGTLFWSVLIISMLNYVVSAVQNVPFDFMIGIFMAVAVTVLIIVMDAIIPKEAAKEY encoded by the coding sequence ATGCAATATATCGGAACACTTTTCTGGTCTGTCCTTATTATTTCAATGTTGAACTACGTAGTAAGTGCCGTGCAAAACGTGCCATTCGACTTCATGATCGGTATTTTCATGGCAGTGGCAGTCACAGTATTGATCATCGTGATGGATGCTATCATCCCTAAAGAAGCAGCGAAAGAATATTAA
- a CDS encoding metal-sulfur cluster assembly factor encodes MDQETKDYLLGALENVIDPELGVDIVNLGLVYDVELSEDGFCVVTMTLTSMGCPMGPQIVQMVKTSLYELPEVEEVDVKIVWQPVWSKDHMSRYAKMALGVR; translated from the coding sequence ATGGACCAAGAAACAAAAGACTATCTATTAGGTGCACTTGAAAATGTCATCGACCCAGAACTAGGTGTTGATATCGTCAATTTGGGCCTTGTATATGATGTAGAATTATCCGAAGATGGTTTCTGTGTGGTCACTATGACACTCACTTCAATGGGATGCCCAATGGGGCCGCAAATCGTCCAGATGGTGAAAACATCTTTGTATGAATTGCCGGAAGTTGAGGAAGTCGATGTAAAAATCGTCTGGCAGCCTGTCTGGAGCAAAGACCATATGTCGCGCTACGCCAAAATGGCGCTCGGCGTTCGATAA
- a CDS encoding alpha/beta fold hydrolase, with amino-acid sequence MKVANELWGNIPILHITPEGHAGGPLPTVIFLHGHTSAKEHNLHYAWQWAKKGVRVILPDALLHGERDQSLDEVQISLRFWEIVLTSIEELGFLHEELHKRQLTSGEPAVGGTSMGGITTLGALTAHPWIKAAAVMMGSGNYVELAKAQMRQYESRGFDLPLTDEEREGMLQALSRFDISLNRQSFGGRPVFFWHGVKDPTVPFEPTNRLFHALQQDYAAYPERLAFMKETEAAHAVSRKGMLSATAWIADRLSE; translated from the coding sequence ATGAAAGTAGCAAATGAATTATGGGGAAATATCCCGATCTTACATATAACACCTGAAGGCCACGCGGGCGGTCCATTGCCGACTGTCATTTTTCTGCACGGGCATACGAGTGCCAAAGAACATAATTTGCATTATGCCTGGCAATGGGCTAAAAAAGGGGTCCGTGTCATCTTGCCGGATGCGCTGCTTCATGGAGAGCGGGATCAATCGCTAGATGAAGTCCAGATCAGCCTGCGCTTTTGGGAAATTGTCTTGACGTCCATCGAAGAACTCGGATTTTTGCACGAAGAATTGCACAAGCGCCAATTGACCAGTGGGGAACCGGCTGTCGGAGGCACATCTATGGGCGGCATCACGACGCTCGGCGCATTGACGGCCCATCCATGGATCAAAGCGGCAGCTGTCATGATGGGTTCCGGAAATTATGTGGAGCTTGCGAAAGCCCAAATGCGGCAATACGAGTCGCGTGGTTTTGACTTGCCGCTCACCGATGAGGAACGAGAAGGCATGCTTCAGGCCCTGTCCCGTTTTGATATCAGTTTGAACCGCCAATCCTTTGGCGGGCGCCCGGTCTTTTTCTGGCATGGCGTAAAAGACCCGACCGTTCCTTTTGAACCGACTAACCGGCTTTTCCATGCATTGCAGCAGGATTATGCCGCCTATCCGGAACGACTGGCATTCATGAAAGAAACAGAAGCGGCGCACGCGGTCAGCCGCAAAGGAATGCTTTCCGCGACTGCTTGGATCGCCGACCGGTTAAGCGAATAA